The following are from one region of the Scylla paramamosain isolate STU-SP2022 chromosome 45, ASM3559412v1, whole genome shotgun sequence genome:
- the LOC135094270 gene encoding uncharacterized protein LOC135094270 — translation MSGPRFLLLCLAALALSSGAGVAKTLDADVNEITSSSLKASARNFLVQLLQAGSDMSLSSVARALSEEGVFAKQVKSLLKKQLPNMKDVAGGLGVSPDLLQHFLKLARKVRRLGEHTPVSEKAGAQAVLETVLDYLGGDDEDEGEAEGEGEEASDKEGSEDIQGQLLHLAKGMFEQRFGNLSSIKASANATQAARVGLWEVVRSTWARVLSYVEEQNSLESFLQRTPVRIIDRALSLGDDLNLASFLAKKLDPEFAAFLAARAEPLLGPLRDADSLANLTQAAGLSAALDYFTSERFTNTVAAMSRFVSAYLEDSVSEDVVNQYIDFISFSNPELNHFYRAVLNTTANAKQDAQDAAAPQRRRRDVLRDIASIYRYENEAVRQEADQSPAEATNPSSRQMQHRYGVSSLGAASALYDPSRDGYGYGGGGGGYGGGYGGGYGMNMNTLDPYVVLGSLALGTILGFLLFRALRGTGGGRRDIGDGSLSLWQSDQPFGGGSRALRAERAAPSGRRGLTLPASLRGDVWSSAPLVDDETSTGLPLDEDDVADHLNQLWRAHRGNDSSTCVRSRLCSQLAGPGAAHAGLALLLSSTGSLLGVAQPGQLLDDVAGSLAMGSTYSCPSLACRTI, via the exons ATGTCTGGGCCACGCTTCCTCCTGCTGTGCCTGGCCGCCCTCGCTCTATCTTCAGGCGCAGGTGTGGCAAAGACGCTGGATGCTGATGTGAATGAGATAACCTCCTCGTCTCTCAAAGCCTCCGCTAGAAACTTCCTGGTGCAGCTCCTGCAGGCGGGGAGCGACATGTCTCTGAGCTCCGTGGCGAGGGCCCTGAGTGAGGAGGGGGTCTTCGCCAAGCAGGTGAAGAGTCTCCTGAAGAAGCAGCTCCCTAACATGAAGGACGTCGCAGGAGGTCTCGGTGTCAGTCCGGATCTCCTGCAGCACTTCCTGAAGCTGgcgaggaaggtgaggaggctAGGGGAGCACACGCCGGTGAGCGAGAAAGCCGGGGCGCAGGCTGTGCTGGAGACCGTGCTGGATTACCTGGGAGGCGATGACGAAGATGAGGGTGAggctgagggtgagggagaggaggcgtcTGACAAGGAGGGCAGCGAGGACATCCAGGGGCAGCTGCTTCACTTGGCCAAGGGAATGTTCGAGCAGCGCTTCGGAAATCTGAGCTCCATCAAGGCCTCGGCCAACGCCACGCAGGCTGCCAGGGTGGGGCTGTGGGAGGTGGTGCGGTCGACGTGGGCGCGCGTGCTGTCCTACGTGGAGGAGCAGAACTCGCTGGAGTCCTTCCTGCAGCGCACGCCCGTCAGGATCATTGACCGCGCGCTGAGTCTCGGCGACGACCTCAACCTGGCCTCCTTCCTCGCCAAGAAGCTCGACCCGGAGTTCGCGGCGTTCCTGGCGGCCAGGGCGGAGCCGCTGCTGGGCCCGCTGCGCGACGCCGACTCGCTCGCCAACCTGACCCAGGCGGCGGGGCTCAGCGCCGCGCTGGACTACTTCACGTCTGAGCGGTTCACCAACACGGTGGCCGCCATGTCGCGCTTTGTGTCCGCCTACCTGGAGGACTCCGTGTCCGAGGACGTGGTGAACCAGTACATCGACTTTATCTCCTTCAGCAACCCCGAGCTGAACCACTTCTACCGCGCCGTGCTCAACACCACCGCCAACGCCAAGCAGGACGCGCAGGACGCCGCCGCCCCGCAGAGGCGCCGCCGCGACGTGCTGAGGGACATCGCCAGCATCTATCGCTACGAGAACGAGGCGGTGCGGCAGGAGGCAGACCAGAGCCCCGCCGAAGCCACAAACCCGTCCTCCCGGCAGATGCAGCACCGCTACGGCGTGTCCTCCCTCGGCGCGGCCTCCGCCCTCTACGACCCCTCCAGGGACGGCTACGGctacggcggcggcggcggcggctacgGCGGCGGCTACGGCGGCGGCTACGGCATGAACATGAACACGCTGGACCCCTACGTAGTGCTGGGCTCCCTGGCGCTGGGCACCATCCTGGGCTTCCTGCTCTTCCGCGCCCTCAGGGGCACCGGCGGTGGCAGGCGCGACATCGGGGACGGCTCCCTCTCCCTTTGGCAATCTGACCAGCCCTTCGGAGGCGGCAGCCGCGCCCTGCGGGCTGAGCGCGCAGCCCCCTCCGGCAGGAGGGGCCTGACGCTGCCGGCTTCCCTCCGCGGTGATGTGTGGTCGTCGGCGCCGCTGGTGGACGATGAGACCTCGACAGGCCTACCGCTGGACGAGGACGACGTGGCGGACCACCTCAACCAGCTGTGGCGGGCACACCGCGGCAACGACTCGTCCACCTGCGTGAGGAGCCGCCTGTGCAGCCAGCTGGCGGGGCCCGGGGCCGCGCACGCCGGCCTGGCGCTGTTGCT gTCGTCGACGGGCAGCCTGCTGGGCGTGGCGCAGCCAGGCCAGCTGCTGGATGACGTGGCGGGCAGCCTGGCGATGGGCAGCACTTACTCCTGCCCCTCCTTGGCCTGCCGGACCATATAG